A genomic segment from Conger conger chromosome 2, fConCon1.1, whole genome shotgun sequence encodes:
- the LOC133112264 gene encoding basement membrane-specific heparan sulfate proteoglycan core protein-like, whose amino-acid sequence MRIYTTLIFCSLVIAGEQQTPVVSVEPHSAVVKQGDSVSFSCSAQSSTQPVRLEWKKTNNQALLDNVKIGQDGSVLTISNSRPGNHGTYRCVGTSTKGKSQSSASLTVHYSPKVQVTPKSPVRVRTGEAINLECQGTGRPRPTVTWHREGGDKTGTSSSTEAKATVQVPAAGPEHAGVYVCKAENSEGTVEAKLEVKVEGGTRTPTPPQASILQSDMVKVEGDLATLQCQATGYPTPTVSWSKLRAPLPWQHRVTDGTLFLENMGRQDSGQYICNATNSAGFHEATVQIEVETPPYATCIPEQVRVQVGEAIRLQCLAHGTPPVRFQWTRVGGSLPPRAQNTEGLLLINQARLAHAGTYKCVASNKWGSSQALAKVTVQSA is encoded by the exons ATGAGAATCTACACCACTCTCATATTCTGCTCCTTGGTCATTGCTG GTGAGCAGCAGACCCCGGTGGTGTCCGTGGAGCCGCACAGTGCCGTGGTCAAGCAGGGCGACTCCGTcagcttcagctgcagtgctcaGAGCAGCACCCAGCCCGTGCGTCTGGAGTGGAAGAAAACCAACAACCAAGCGCTGTTAG ATAATGTGAAAATCGGCCAAGACGGCTCCGTCCTCACCATCAGCAACTCCCGCCCCGGTAACCATGGCACCTACCGCTGCGTGGGCACCAGCACGAAAGGGAAATCTCAGAGCTCCGCCTCGCTGACCGTTCACT ATTCCCCAAAGGTACAGGTCACCCCCAAGAGCCCAGTTCGGGTGCGGACCGGCGAAGCCATCAACCTGGAGTGCCAGGGCACAGGCAGGCCACGCCCAACCGTTACctggcacagggaggggggtgataAAACGGGGACGAGCAGCTCCACCGAAGCCAAGGCAACGGTGCAG GTGCCGGCTGCTGGTCCGGAGCACGCGGGGGTGTACGTCTGCAAGGCGGAGAACAGCGAGGGCACAGTGGAGGCaaagctggaggtgaaggtggAAGGTGGAACCCGcactcccaccccaccccaagcCTCCATCCTCCAGTCTGACATGGTGAAGGTGGAGGGGGACTTGGCTACGCTGCAGTGCCAAGCCACGG GGTACCCCACCCCAACTGTCAGCTGGTCTAAGCTGAGGGCTCCATTGCCCTGGCAACACAGAGTGACGGACGGCACGCTGTTCCTGGAGAACATGGGCAGGCAGGACTCAGGCCAGTACATCTGCAACGCCACAAACAGCGCTGGCTTCCATGAGGCCACGGTCCAGATAGAGGTGGAGA CCCCTCCCTATGCGACCTGTATCCCGGAGCAGGTGCGCGTGCAGGTGGGCGAGGCGATTCGGCTGCAGTGCCTGGCCCACGGCACGCCCCCCGTGCGCTTCCAGTGGACCCGGGTGGGGGGCAGCTTGCCCCCCCGCGCCCAGAACACCGAGGGGCTCCTGCTGATCAACCAGGCCAGACTGGCCCACGCCGGGACCTACAAGTGTGTCGCCTCCAACAAGTGGGGATCCAGCCAGGCCCTGGCCAAGGTCACCGTCCAAT CTGCCTGA